One Fusobacterium varium genomic window, CCATAGAGTTACATCATAATCTTTTCTTGCTAAAACAAGCCCTAACGCTGTTCCCCAACTTCCTGCACCGATGATAACTACTTTTTCCATAAACTTTTCACTCCTTATTTTAGCTTAAATTTGTTCTCTGTTCCATTTATTAATCTAGTAATATTTGTTCTGTGTCTCCAAATAACAAAAATACCTATTAAAAGCGTCATTACAGTTAGAGGAATTCTTCCTACATCATTTCTAATAGGACTAAAAGCAGTAAGAATTGGAAGTGCTGCTGCTGCTATTATAGATCCTAACGATATATATCTTGTAAAATATACTACTAATATAAATATAATTAATAGAGCTAAAGTAACATTAGGAATTAAAAATAAAAATACACCTAAACTTGTTGCAACTCCTTTTCCACCTTTAAAGTTTAAAAAGAATGAAAGAGAATGTCCAACAATTGCTAAAACTCCTATAACTAAAAGCATATTTCCTGAAATCCCAAATCTGCTAGCTAAAAATGGTGGTAAAAAACCTTTTAAAGCATCTGCAATTAAAACCATTATTCCATATCTTGGTCCAAGAACTCTATAGGCATTTGTAGCTCCTGAGTTTTTACTTCCATGCTCTCTTATATCTATATTTTTAAAATATTTTCCTATCCAAACACCATTTGGCAAAGCACCCATAACATATCCTAATACTAAAAAAAATATTATTTTCATACTCAATCTCCTATATTTTTTATTTTTATATTCAAAAATGTAATTTAAATAATCTCGCTTTTTATCACCTCTTAATAACAGATATTTATTTTAGATTATATCATATAAAAATAGAAGTATAAAGTAAGAAATAAAATTTCTATTTCCTATATTATGTGATTTAGTTACAGACAAAAGAAAAAAAATAATATATAATACAATCAAGAAATGAAATTAAAATATTTAAAAGGAGGCATTCATATGGCAATTTTACATATAACTAAAGAAAATTTTGAAAAAGAGGTTTTAAAATCAGATGTTCCTGTAGTTGTTGATTTCTGGGCAGCATGGTGTGGACCTTGTAAAGCTCTAGCACCTAGACTTGAAGAGGCTGACTCTCAACTTAACTCTGAGGTTAAAATAGCAAAAATTAATATTGATGAAGAGGAAGAATTAGCTGCTCAATTTAGAGTAATGAGCATTCCTACTTTATTACTATTTAAAAACGGAACTCCTGTTGAAAAATCTGTTGGTTTAGTTTCAACTGAAGAACTTTTAGAGTTTGCAAAAAAATAATCCTTCGTGAAGTTAATTAATAAAAATCTCTCTATCTAAAATGATTTAGGTAGAGAGATTTTTTTATACTAGTTATATAAATCTTTAATTAAAGAAAAATTTAGTTGAAATAATTATTTTAAAACTCTATAATATAAAAAATGATTAGTGGGTGATAATTATGAACAAAAAGTTTAATTTAATAATCTTATTTTCACTCTTTTTTTTAATTATTGGATGCTCTAATGTAGGAGTTTCTCCAGGAATAGGTATAGGCTGGGGAAGTAGAGGACACTTTGGGGCTGGAATCTCTTTAAATACTTGGGCAACCTCAGATAGTTGGGGAAAAGATGAAGTCTATAAAAATTTTTACAT contains:
- the plsY gene encoding glycerol-3-phosphate 1-O-acyltransferase PlsY; translated protein: MKIIFFLVLGYVMGALPNGVWIGKYFKNIDIREHGSKNSGATNAYRVLGPRYGIMVLIADALKGFLPPFLASRFGISGNMLLVIGVLAIVGHSLSFFLNFKGGKGVATSLGVFLFLIPNVTLALLIIFILVVYFTRYISLGSIIAAAALPILTAFSPIRNDVGRIPLTVMTLLIGIFVIWRHRTNITRLINGTENKFKLK
- the trxA gene encoding thioredoxin, encoding MAILHITKENFEKEVLKSDVPVVVDFWAAWCGPCKALAPRLEEADSQLNSEVKIAKINIDEEEELAAQFRVMSIPTLLLFKNGTPVEKSVGLVSTEELLEFAKK